The Arachis duranensis cultivar V14167 chromosome 2, aradu.V14167.gnm2.J7QH, whole genome shotgun sequence genome has a window encoding:
- the LOC107473890 gene encoding uncharacterized protein LOC107473890 has protein sequence MIPRGSRQDIIQSSINSSYLWHNYKVLKLTKNMRLSLGENNNIQELRNFAEWLLKIGDDLAGDTTDGESIVHIPSDILIKNSEIALDDLINFVYPDMLSNLSVENYFKDRAILAPTLDCVTNVNNKMIAGLLGQERVYLSSDCVCAEEGNMEFELDAFSPEILNGINCSGLLPHKLVLKVGAPVMLLRNIDQTNGLCNGTRMQVRRMGNMVLECKTLTGNKAGSIVLIQRLNLIPNNETLPVMFQRRQFPIIMSFAMTINMS, from the coding sequence ATGATTCCCAGAGGCTCAAGGCAAGATATAATTCAGTCTTCTATTAATTCTTCATATTTGTGGCATAACTATAAGGTTTTGAAGCTTACAAAAAATATGAGATTGTCACTAGGTGAAAATAACAACATACAAGAACTCAGAAATTTTGCagaatggctactcaaaattgGTGATGATTTAGCTGGTGATACAACAGATGGTGAATCGATCGTTCATATACCATCTGACATTTTGATTAAGAACTCTGAGATAGCTTTGGATGACCTCATTAATTTCGTGTATCCAGATATGCTATCCAATTTATCCGTTGAAAATTATTTCAAGGATAGAGCAATTCTTGCACCAACTTTGGATTGTGTCACTAATGTCAACAACAAGATGATTGCAGGGTTACTTGGACAAGAAAGAGTCTACTTAAGTTCAGACTGTGTGTGTGCTGAAGAGGGAAATATGGAATTTGAGTTAGATGCTTTCTCGCCGGAGATTTTAAATGGAATAAATTGTTCAGGTCTACTACCACACAAGTTGGTTCTGAAGGTTGGCGCTCCTGTTATGTTGCTGCGAAATATAGACCAAACTAATGGTTTGTGCAATGGAACGAGGATGCAAGTTAGAAGAATGGGAAATATGGTGTTAGAATGCAAGACTTTAACTGGTAACAAAGCTGGAAGTATTGTTCTTATTCAAAGACTGAATCTAATTCCAAATAATGAAACATTGCCGGTCATGTTTCAAAGAAGACAATTCCCAATTATCATGTCATTTGCAATGACAATAAATATGTCCTAG